The region GTAAAAACTATGCTGAAACCTGTACTGACTGAAAACTTAAATGATATAGTGAGCTATACACGAGGAGAGATAGAACAAGTAAAGAAGAAAGAGAACTCAAATCTTTTCTTACATTTATTAGAGCAAGCTAAGGATATTGCAGGTTTAGGAGATAGGGTGATTATTGGGAAGAGTGAAGTATTTAAGCGGGAATAAGACCCCTTACAAGAATTTGAAATTGACAGGGATTAAAGAGATTTGAAGAGATAAAAAGTAAAAGGGAGAAAAATGAACAGACTAAAGCTAATAATGTTTGTCTTTTTATTGTGGAAACACTAAATGCACAGTATCCGAGATGGACGACTTATACAGGAAGGGGAAATTATATTACCATTATTGTTGGGGAAGTTTTCGGGTTTAAATAAAGGTTATATGAAAAAACTTATTATTTTTGATTAATTAGCATAAAAGATTAAGATTATCTTCAAACATAATATACTTATCAGAAATTGAAAAACGCATGGGTTCCGTTCAGTTGCTAATTTACAACAATCTAACTTTTGCCCCGAGATTTAGACAGAGATTAAAAAAATCAACATCCTCCCTATTTTTTTAATTGTCCCTGACCACTAACACTCCGACTTTGAATTTCAAAGAAGACTGAAATACATAAAACAAGTCAACAAAGTTGTCTTGTCAATAAAGTTGACATTGCCTACAATTCGTTGTTTAATGACGCGCCACAAAGAATGCGCCAACAAAGTTGACAAAAATATATTAAAGTATATATGTTGGCATTTAGCGAGATTTGGAAATGCATATCCCGCCACTCAGAGAAAGAATAAAATATAATCTCCAGTGAATATAAAAAAGCATAAATCTTAGTTTGAACTAACGTATTAATGGGAAAAGCGATTCTCAAGAACGGGAACTAAAGTTCCCATTATTCGCATTTCTGTTTCCATTAAAGGAGTTCGGTGAATTTCCAAACAGGAAAATGGGAAGAGAAATTCCCATTTTAAAAATCGTGTTTAATTTTTGTCTTTCCGAAAAATTCCTACAATCTATTTGTTTACATAGAATTACTGTAGGATGGGGTTATTTTGGCACGAAAATTGCTATCTATAATAAAATATTGAATTTTACAAAATGTTTAGTTTAGTTAGGTGAAAAAATGAGAGACGCAATTGGAGAGATAATATCAGGACTGTTTATGTTTTCTATACCTGCCTTGATGATTTTTGGAGCAGTATTCAGGAGTTGCAATTGACTAATATGGAAACGAGAAAAAATAGCGTTCTTGTGGTGGATGATGACCCAGGAACTTGTAAAACACTAAAAATGCTCTTCGAAAAAGAACGGTATGAAGTAAGTTATGTGCTGACAGGAAAAGAAGCGATAGAAAAACTTGAGTGGAAAAAATTCAACGTTGCTTTGCTTGATATTAAATTGCCAGACATCAAAGGGACAACGTTGATTCCTGTTTTTAAGAAAATACATCCTGATATAAAAATAGTAATGATGACAGGGTACTCTACTAAAGAGAATATTCTCCATGCCTTAAACAATGGGGCATCCTATTATTTTGAAAAGCCTTTCAAAATAGAAGAACTACTGATAAAAACTCATGAACTAATTGAAGAACAAAATAAAACTTCGTTGAATACAGGAGAATCAAATACACAGGAGATTGCGCTTCCCCAAAACTTACCCCTCAAGGTTAGGAAAGCAGTTAAATACATAAAAAAGAATTATGCAAATCCGGACTTAGGTTTAAAAGAAATTGCTTTTTCGGTAAATCTAAATCCTAAACGTTTTTCTTTTTTATGGAACACGACAACAAAAGTTAGCTTACCCGATTTTATAAATGACATTAGAACAACAAACGCAAAAAAACTGCTTTTAGAAACAACAACTTACACATCTCAAATAGCTCATAGCGTAGGATTTGACTTCCACAATTTCAATCGGGTTTTCAAAGCAAAAATGGGAATCTCTCCACTTAAATACAGAAATTTCCACGCTCAAAAATTCTCCACATAGATATTTGTCCAAAAACATAGATAAATGTCCATAAATATAGATATTTGCAAAGCCTTTTTTCTTGCAAAGTAGATAAGGTAATATTATAGATGAAATATATTATTTTTTATAAAGTATAAATTTTTAAAAGGAGGTGCGGATGTTTAGGAAAATTATTGGGGTGGTGAGCCTTTTTTTGATGGGAGCCACAGTAAATGCTTGGCAGCAAGATGCCATTACGAATATTGGGCAGTTGGACAGCGGCGGGACTATTTCTGCGCTTACAACGGCACTGAACGGTAGAATTTATGGTTCTACTGAGTCAGGGAACATTTTTGTTTATGATTCTGCTTCGGGAATTCAGGAGTTAGGATATGTAGGAATGAATGTAAATGCCATAATAACGGGAAATGACAGTTTGATTTATGGTGGAGGGGCAAAAAACGATTCACCCTATATATTCGTATATAATCCAAATAACAGTTGGAACCCGGGAACAAATCCTTTAAGGATTAAAGTTCCTTTGCTGGACAGCATTAATGCAGTTCAATCGTTAACTTGCGGGAAAGATAGTATGATATATATTGGGACAGGAATAATAGCAACAGCATATTACTATCATCCTCGTTTGTATAAATATAATCCTTTTACACAAGTAGTAACCCATATTTGCCAAATTCCGTCCGACAGATATGAAATTTCCTGTTTAGCAGCTACATATACCGGTAAGATATGTGGCGGATTATATAGAGGATCCCCGAGTGCAGCAAGTTTCTTTGTGTATGATCCTGTAGTAGATTCAATAATTATTCTTGAATCTATGGGGGTAGAATCTGGGGTCACAGATATGGTGATGGGAATAGATAGACAGGTTTATGGAATTACAGAGGACTTTTTATTTAAGTATAACCCCGATAGTAGTTGGATTCCAGGGGCTACACCAACTAACAATCCCTATAAAAAAGATGAATCATTTACGTATAATTCGGAAAAAATAACGGCTGGTAATAATGGAAGGTTATATATCAGTGGAATTAATAATTTTTATTCTTATGATCCACGAGTTACTTGGAATTATGGAACTTCTGATACAAATAATCCAAGAAGTTATGGAAATATAATATCGGGAGAAACAAGTTCACATTCCTTAACAGTAGGAAAAGATAACTTAATTTATGGTGGAACAGGATTAACTGGATATTTATACGTATTTGCACCAAGACCAATATTTAAGGCTCACTTTATGACTTTGGATTCAATTCCTTGGCCATTTGATGTTACTATGTCTGACGGAAATTGGGTACAAGAGCTTGATAGTGTGACTTACTTC is a window of bacterium DNA encoding:
- a CDS encoding DNA-binding response regulator, yielding METRKNSVLVVDDDPGTCKTLKMLFEKERYEVSYVLTGKEAIEKLEWKKFNVALLDIKLPDIKGTTLIPVFKKIHPDIKIVMMTGYSTKENILHALNNGASYYFEKPFKIEELLIKTHELIEEQNKTSLNTGESNTQEIALPQNLPLKVRKAVKYIKKNYANPDLGLKEIAFSVNLNPKRFSFLWNTTTKVSLPDFINDIRTTNAKKLLLETTTYTSQIAHSVGFDFHNFNRVFKAKMGISPLKYRNFHAQKFST